The following coding sequences are from one SAR202 cluster bacterium window:
- the rhaD gene encoding bifunctional rhamnulose-1-phosphate aldolase/short-chain dehydrogenase — MRNLWSESEAQGKNELDTLVYQSRLIGADTSLVVWGGGNTSIKSTVKDFRGRHVEALVVKGSGSDMKSIERKHFPSLRLDDTLALFDRDAMTDDEMVEYLGMCMLDPKAPRPSIETLLHAFLPFNSVAHSHADAIVSLTNTRECLDILKAVYGKKVSWVEYIRPGFKLSKLVGQTVKANPKVDGIILINHGLFTWGGDARQTYDRHIDIVTKAEEYIVSKSRGKAVFNVVKSRALPDDRRRALAAALAPTLRGAVSRKQGVVLRYDDAADILEFVNSKEAAELSQIGPATPDHTLQTKIKPMWVELDNPDDIEASKKQIKAAADQYADDYAAWYQANTDNKHPMLDPYPRVILAPGLGMWSTGKDARAALIAGDIYHHTISVLKSASAIGHYSSLSDKDSYDVEYWPMELYKLTLLPPDRELSRKVALVTGAASGIGLGIARRLAADGAHVFLTDIDADGVHKLAEELNKKHGYNRAAACVMDVTNEENVADAFRQLRLAYGGLDVLVSNAGIASAGAVHDLPLKDWQRSFDVNATGHFLVSREAVRLMRQQGMGGSIVFIGTRNITSPGNDFSAYSASKAAEAQLGKVIALENASHGIRCNIINPDAVFEGSKLWSRDIMEQRAKTHGTTVEKLPDFYRQRNMLKVQITPADVAEIVVLFAGSRAAKTTGAMFPLDGGIKDAFVR, encoded by the coding sequence ATGCGCAATCTCTGGTCTGAGTCCGAAGCCCAGGGCAAGAACGAACTCGACACCCTGGTCTATCAAAGCCGCCTCATCGGCGCTGACACGTCGCTGGTGGTCTGGGGCGGTGGCAACACGTCGATTAAGTCCACTGTCAAGGACTTCCGAGGCCGCCACGTCGAAGCCCTCGTCGTCAAAGGCTCCGGCTCGGACATGAAAAGCATTGAGCGCAAGCACTTCCCCAGCCTACGCCTCGACGACACCCTGGCCCTCTTCGACCGCGACGCCATGACCGACGATGAGATGGTTGAGTACCTCGGCATGTGCATGTTGGACCCCAAGGCGCCCCGGCCCTCCATCGAGACCCTGCTCCACGCCTTCCTCCCCTTCAACAGCGTCGCCCACTCACACGCCGACGCCATTGTATCGCTGACCAACACCCGCGAGTGCCTGGACATCCTCAAGGCCGTCTATGGCAAAAAGGTCTCCTGGGTCGAGTATATCCGCCCCGGTTTCAAGCTCTCCAAGCTCGTCGGCCAGACCGTCAAAGCCAACCCTAAAGTTGACGGTATCATCCTTATCAACCACGGCCTTTTCACCTGGGGCGGCGACGCCAGGCAGACCTACGACCGCCACATTGACATCGTCACTAAGGCCGAGGAGTACATCGTCTCCAAGTCTCGCGGCAAGGCCGTGTTCAACGTAGTGAAGTCCCGCGCCCTCCCCGACGACCGCCGCCGCGCCCTCGCCGCCGCCCTGGCCCCCACCCTGCGAGGCGCCGTCAGCCGGAAGCAAGGTGTCGTCCTGCGATACGACGACGCGGCGGACATCCTCGAATTCGTGAATTCCAAGGAGGCCGCCGAGTTATCCCAAATCGGCCCTGCCACTCCCGACCACACCCTCCAGACCAAGATTAAGCCGATGTGGGTGGAACTGGACAATCCTGACGATATAGAAGCCTCCAAAAAGCAGATAAAGGCCGCTGCCGACCAGTACGCCGACGACTATGCCGCCTGGTACCAGGCCAACACAGACAACAAGCACCCCATGCTGGACCCCTACCCTCGCGTCATCCTCGCGCCGGGCCTGGGTATGTGGTCCACCGGCAAGGACGCCCGCGCCGCCCTCATCGCCGGCGACATCTACCACCACACCATCAGCGTCTTGAAGTCCGCCTCGGCCATCGGCCACTACTCCTCGCTGTCCGATAAAGATTCCTATGACGTCGAGTACTGGCCCATGGAGCTGTACAAGCTTACTCTGCTTCCGCCCGACCGCGAGCTATCTCGAAAAGTCGCCCTGGTCACCGGCGCCGCCAGCGGCATCGGCCTCGGCATCGCGCGGCGATTGGCCGCCGACGGCGCCCACGTCTTCCTCACCGATATCGACGCTGATGGCGTCCATAAGCTGGCCGAGGAGCTGAACAAGAAGCACGGCTACAACCGGGCCGCCGCCTGCGTCATGGACGTGACCAACGAAGAGAATGTCGCCGACGCCTTCCGACAGCTTCGACTGGCCTACGGCGGCCTCGATGTCCTGGTCTCCAACGCGGGCATCGCCTCCGCCGGCGCCGTCCACGACCTGCCGCTGAAGGACTGGCAGCGCTCCTTCGATGTCAATGCCACCGGCCACTTCCTGGTGTCGCGAGAGGCGGTACGGCTCATGCGGCAGCAGGGCATGGGCGGCAGCATCGTCTTCATCGGCACCCGCAACATCACCTCCCCCGGCAACGACTTCTCTGCCTACAGCGCCTCCAAGGCCGCCGAGGCCCAGCTAGGCAAGGTCATAGCCCTGGAAAACGCATCCCACGGCATCCGGTGTAACATCATCAACCCCGACGCCGTCTTTGAAGGCTCCAAGCTCTGGTCCCGCGACATCATGGAGCAGCGTGCCAAGACCCACGGCACCACCGTCGAGAAGCTTCCGGACTTCTACCGCCAGCGCAACATGCTTAAGGTCCAGATCACCCCCGCCGATGTCGCGGAGATCGTGGTGCTCTTCGCCGGCAGCCGCGCCGCCAAGACCACCGGCGCTATGTTCCCGCTGGATGGCGGAATCAAGGATGCGTTTGTAAGGTAG
- a CDS encoding DUF433 domain-containing protein — MNEAKLLERIIVNPKIFGGKPVIRGHRLAVEHVLGMLAAGDTPETILKGYAWLEPEDIQACLVYARRTVGRERIEPLTIES, encoded by the coding sequence ATGAACGAGGCCAAGCTGTTAGAGCGCATCATCGTGAACCCCAAAATCTTTGGCGGTAAGCCTGTTATTCGGGGCCATCGTCTCGCCGTTGAACACGTACTGGGTATGCTGGCGGCCGGTGACACCCCTGAGACCATCCTCAAGGGCTATGCTTGGCTTGAGCCTGAAGACATTCAGGCCTGCCTCGTTTATGCTCGCCGTACCGTAGGCCGCGAGCGCATCGAACCTCTGACCATCGAGTCCTAG